The following proteins are encoded in a genomic region of Nitratireductor sp. GISD-1A_MAKvit:
- a CDS encoding ABC transporter substrate-binding protein encodes MRISRRLALTLPAAALALTIGAVQAQEPMKIKIGTEGAYPPFNNLTADNTLEGFDIDIAKALCEEMKAECEFVTQDWEGIIPALQAGKFDAIIASMSITEERKKQVDFTNKYYNTPPALVVPKDSDIAGTSPEDLKDKTIGAQGATTHATFAEASFPDSDVKVYPTAEEYKLDMVNGRLDAVIDDVIVLQEFLDTEDGACCKILGTLKPDEAVYGPGIGIAIRQGEDELREKFNAAIAAIRENGTYEEINKKYFEFDVYGD; translated from the coding sequence ATGCGTATTTCACGGCGTCTCGCGCTTACCCTGCCGGCTGCAGCTCTGGCTCTGACGATCGGAGCGGTGCAAGCCCAGGAGCCCATGAAGATCAAGATCGGAACGGAAGGTGCCTACCCTCCCTTCAACAATCTGACCGCAGACAACACGCTTGAGGGCTTCGACATCGATATCGCCAAAGCACTTTGCGAAGAGATGAAGGCAGAGTGCGAATTCGTCACACAGGACTGGGAAGGTATCATTCCCGCACTCCAGGCTGGAAAGTTTGACGCGATCATCGCCTCCATGTCGATCACGGAGGAACGCAAGAAGCAGGTCGACTTCACCAACAAATATTACAACACACCGCCGGCGCTCGTTGTGCCGAAGGATTCCGATATCGCCGGCACCTCTCCGGAAGATCTCAAGGACAAAACCATCGGCGCCCAGGGAGCGACCACGCATGCGACCTTCGCGGAAGCGAGTTTCCCCGACAGCGATGTGAAGGTTTACCCGACGGCCGAGGAATACAAGCTTGATATGGTCAATGGCCGGCTCGACGCCGTGATCGACGATGTTATCGTGCTGCAGGAGTTCCTCGACACGGAGGATGGGGCCTGCTGCAAGATACTCGGCACCTTGAAACCCGACGAGGCAGTTTACGGTCCCGGCATCGGCATCGCCATCCGCCAGGGAGAAGATGAGCTGCGCGAAAAGTTCAATGCGGCCATCGCTGCGATCCGCGAAAACGGAACCTACGAGGAAATCAACAAGAAGTATTTTGAGTTTGACGTCTACGGCGATTGA
- the moaA gene encoding GTP 3',8-cyclase MoaA, with translation MQSTMIDPFGRAIDYLRVSVTDRCDFRCVYCMAEDMTFLPKRDLLSLEELDRLCTVFIEKGVRRLRLTGGEPLVRKNIMHLIRQLSRHLRSGALEELTLTSNGSQLERFASELADCGVRRINISVDTLNADKFHAITRWGRLEKVMRGIEAAEAAGLKIKLNTVALKGFNEDEIPEMLRWAHGRGMDMTVIETMPMGEIDGDRTDQYLPLSLLRAQLSRQFTLTDIPYKTGGPARYVDVAETGGRLGFITPMTHNFCESCNRVRITCTGMLYMCLGQDDSADLRAALRESEGNDALSNAIDNAIARKPKGHDFVIDRRTNRPSVSRHMSVTGG, from the coding sequence ATGCAGAGCACCATGATCGATCCTTTCGGCCGCGCCATCGACTATCTGCGCGTTTCGGTCACCGATCGTTGCGATTTCAGGTGCGTGTACTGCATGGCGGAAGATATGACGTTTCTTCCCAAACGGGACCTTCTGAGCCTTGAGGAACTCGACCGACTCTGCACGGTTTTCATCGAGAAAGGTGTGCGACGACTTCGCCTCACGGGCGGTGAGCCGCTTGTGCGCAAAAACATCATGCATCTGATACGCCAACTCTCCCGGCATCTGCGATCTGGCGCACTGGAAGAGCTGACCCTGACAAGCAACGGCTCTCAGCTTGAGCGCTTCGCCTCGGAGCTTGCCGATTGCGGCGTGCGACGCATCAACATATCCGTGGATACCCTGAACGCGGACAAGTTCCACGCCATCACGCGCTGGGGACGGCTTGAAAAAGTCATGCGCGGCATTGAGGCTGCAGAAGCGGCAGGTCTCAAGATCAAGCTCAACACGGTGGCGCTCAAAGGGTTCAACGAAGACGAAATCCCCGAAATGCTGCGCTGGGCACATGGCCGGGGCATGGATATGACTGTCATCGAAACCATGCCCATGGGCGAGATCGACGGCGACCGAACCGACCAGTACCTGCCGCTCTCTCTCCTGCGCGCACAACTTTCCAGACAGTTCACGCTGACCGATATTCCTTACAAGACAGGCGGGCCGGCGCGATATGTCGACGTGGCCGAGACGGGCGGACGGCTTGGGTTCATCACTCCGATGACGCATAATTTCTGTGAAAGCTGCAACCGTGTGCGCATCACCTGTACGGGCATGCTTTACATGTGTCTCGGGCAGGACGACTCCGCCGACCTTCGGGCTGCACTGCGGGAATCGGAGGGCAATGACGCCCTTTCGAACGCGATCGACAACGCCATTGCGCGCAAGCCCAAGGGACATGACTTCGTCATCGATCGCAGAACCAACCGCCCCTCGGTCTCCCGGCATATGAGTGTGACAGGCGGCTGA
- the mobA gene encoding molybdenum cofactor guanylyltransferase MobA, giving the protein MNSGIGGIILAGGASRRMGGGDKGLLRLNSQTLLDCVAGRLSSQVGHLALNANGNPERFAGVDIDIIADPLPEPVGPLGGVLAGCLWSRRTFPKATHIVTVAVDTPFFPSDLVDRLFAAASPSRRPVLAECGTRLHPVFALWPVEIADHLARHLAEGGTRRVSAYALDHLAGTVAEFPMEDGFDPFFNINTPDDLDLARQRLLGNEA; this is encoded by the coding sequence ATGAACAGCGGAATTGGCGGGATCATACTCGCGGGCGGCGCCTCACGCAGAATGGGTGGCGGCGACAAGGGTCTGCTAAGGCTGAATTCGCAAACACTGCTCGATTGTGTTGCAGGACGGCTTTCGAGCCAGGTCGGCCATCTCGCCCTCAACGCCAATGGAAACCCTGAGCGGTTTGCGGGCGTGGACATCGACATCATAGCTGATCCGCTGCCCGAGCCCGTGGGCCCGCTTGGTGGTGTTCTGGCCGGTTGCCTTTGGAGTCGCAGGACTTTCCCGAAAGCCACTCATATCGTTACCGTAGCCGTGGACACTCCGTTCTTTCCCAGCGACCTGGTCGATCGCCTGTTCGCTGCTGCCTCTCCTTCGCGCCGACCGGTACTCGCCGAGTGCGGTACGCGGCTGCATCCAGTCTTCGCGCTGTGGCCGGTCGAGATTGCTGACCATCTGGCCCGGCATCTGGCCGAAGGTGGGACACGACGGGTGAGTGCCTATGCGCTCGATCATCTCGCCGGAACGGTTGCGGAGTTCCCCATGGAAGACGGCTTCGATCCGTTCTTCAACATCAACACTCCAGACGATCTGGATCTGGCGCGACAGAGGCTTTTGGGAAACGAGGCATGA
- a CDS encoding multidrug effflux MFS transporter produces MAKSLVRTDTPPHIVTLVIATATAAVSMNVFLPSLPGMADYFQADYGIVQLAVSLYLAATAILQLGIGPASDRFGRRPVMLTCFVIFILATIAALMAPSITVFLACRVMQAFSAAGMVLSRAIVRDTVGPSEAASRIGYITMGMTLAPMIGPLIGGFLDELYGWKATFYLILGFGLMSFVIVYLDLGETNHSRSTSMTAQVKNYPELFRSRRFWGYTATAAMASGAFFAFLGGGPFVATEILHLTPSQYGMYFILISVGYMIGNFLSGRFSKRLGINPMMLAGNICASLGLLLSLLLFSAGVFHPMSLFGPSFFVGIGNGMTMPNANAGLVSVRPHLAGTASGLGGALQIGGGAALSVIAGALLSQETGPFPLVWVMLASSTMAIVASLYVIYVARQAGDI; encoded by the coding sequence ATGGCAAAGTCTCTGGTCCGCACCGATACGCCCCCTCATATAGTCACGCTGGTGATTGCCACTGCCACTGCCGCCGTGTCTATGAATGTGTTCCTGCCTTCATTGCCCGGCATGGCAGACTATTTCCAGGCGGACTACGGCATCGTCCAGCTGGCTGTATCACTGTATCTCGCGGCCACGGCCATTCTCCAGCTCGGTATCGGGCCAGCATCGGATCGCTTTGGCCGACGTCCCGTCATGCTCACATGTTTCGTGATTTTCATCCTCGCGACGATTGCCGCACTCATGGCGCCCAGCATCACGGTTTTTCTGGCCTGCCGCGTCATGCAGGCGTTTTCAGCTGCCGGCATGGTGCTATCCCGCGCGATCGTGCGCGACACGGTGGGGCCCAGTGAGGCGGCCAGCCGCATCGGCTACATCACGATGGGCATGACGCTGGCCCCAATGATCGGTCCGCTCATCGGTGGGTTTCTCGATGAGCTTTACGGCTGGAAGGCAACGTTCTACCTGATACTGGGCTTTGGCCTCATGTCTTTTGTCATCGTGTATCTGGACCTGGGGGAGACCAACCACAGCCGCTCGACCAGCATGACGGCACAGGTCAAGAACTATCCCGAACTTTTCAGATCAAGACGTTTCTGGGGTTACACCGCAACAGCAGCCATGGCATCGGGTGCGTTTTTTGCCTTTCTCGGTGGCGGTCCCTTTGTAGCGACCGAAATCCTCCACCTGACACCGTCTCAGTACGGGATGTATTTCATTCTTATCTCGGTGGGATACATGATCGGCAATTTCCTCTCGGGTCGCTTCTCGAAGCGCTTGGGGATCAACCCGATGATGCTGGCGGGAAACATATGCGCTTCGCTCGGACTCCTGCTTTCACTGCTTCTGTTTTCTGCCGGCGTATTTCACCCCATGTCCCTTTTCGGACCCTCCTTTTTCGTCGGCATTGGAAACGGCATGACCATGCCCAACGCAAATGCAGGCCTTGTCAGCGTTCGACCGCACCTGGCCGGAACCGCATCCGGCCTTGGAGGTGCTCTGCAGATCGGCGGAGGGGCAGCTCTCTCGGTCATTGCCGGAGCGTTGTTGTCACAGGAAACCGGCCCGTTTCCGCTCGTCTGGGTCATGCTTGCGTCTTCCACCATGGCCATCGTCGCTTCGCTCTATGTGATCTATGTTGCAAGGCAGGCTGGAGATATCTGA
- a CDS encoding ABC transporter permease yields MDGVWTLLSFGPEGWGDDIAKGVLLTVTLALATLPLGLVVGFFVALGKRSQDRTLRLAANIYTTIFRGLPELLTLFLVFYGAQIGLQKLVQTISPGTTVEINAFVAGMVALGTVFSSYASEVFLAAFRAIPQGQFEGGHAVGLSNGQTMRLVILPQLIRLALPGLSNLWLILLKDTALVSVIGLADILRQTGIAARVTKEAFLFFGIACLLYLVLAMLSSIVLGAIESWTKRHGVQR; encoded by the coding sequence ATGGACGGGGTCTGGACCCTATTGAGTTTCGGCCCCGAAGGCTGGGGCGACGATATCGCCAAAGGTGTGCTTCTCACGGTCACTCTGGCTCTGGCCACGTTACCACTTGGACTTGTCGTCGGTTTCTTTGTGGCCCTGGGAAAGCGGTCGCAGGACAGAACACTGCGCCTGGCCGCCAACATCTACACGACGATCTTCCGGGGTTTGCCGGAACTACTGACCCTCTTCCTGGTCTTTTACGGTGCTCAGATCGGGTTGCAGAAACTCGTCCAGACCATCAGCCCCGGGACCACCGTAGAGATCAACGCTTTCGTCGCCGGGATGGTGGCGCTGGGCACGGTCTTCTCTTCCTATGCGAGCGAGGTGTTTCTCGCTGCTTTCCGGGCCATTCCTCAGGGGCAGTTCGAAGGCGGACACGCAGTCGGCCTCTCCAACGGGCAGACAATGCGGCTCGTCATCCTGCCACAACTGATACGTCTTGCCTTGCCGGGACTGTCCAATCTCTGGCTCATCCTGTTGAAGGACACGGCACTCGTTTCCGTGATCGGCCTTGCCGACATTCTGCGCCAGACGGGTATTGCCGCTCGCGTGACGAAGGAAGCGTTCCTGTTCTTCGGCATCGCCTGTCTTCTCTATCTCGTTCTTGCCATGCTTTCCTCGATCGTTCTCGGAGCCATTGAGAGCTGGACGAAACGCCACGGAGTTCAGCGATGA
- a CDS encoding gamma-butyrobetaine hydroxylase-like domain-containing protein, which yields MKAPRELRVSQDRSLMTVSFAQGEPVELTAEMLRVLSPSAEVQGHSPEQRITVPGKRHVTIDRVEPVGNYAVRIVFSDAHQSGIYTWRYLHELVTEKASRWQKYLDELDAQGLSRDA from the coding sequence ATGAAGGCTCCAAGGGAATTGCGCGTTTCTCAGGACCGTTCGCTCATGACGGTTTCCTTTGCACAGGGCGAGCCGGTGGAGTTGACGGCAGAGATGTTGCGTGTCCTTTCGCCTTCCGCTGAAGTCCAGGGGCATTCTCCCGAGCAGCGCATAACCGTACCAGGCAAGCGGCACGTTACCATCGACCGCGTCGAGCCAGTCGGCAACTATGCCGTTCGTATCGTGTTCAGCGATGCGCATCAAAGCGGTATCTACACTTGGAGATATCTGCATGAACTTGTCACCGAGAAAGCCTCGCGGTGGCAGAAATATCTTGATGAGCTGGACGCACAAGGACTGAGCCGCGATGCCTGA
- the mobB gene encoding molybdopterin-guanine dinucleotide biosynthesis protein B, whose protein sequence is MKQAVFGIVGWKNSGKTTLTAALVSALTQRGFSIATLKHAHHSFDIDHEGTDSFRHRMAGAREVAIVSGKRWAIMHENEREEDEPSLAGLLARLSPCDLVLIEGFKRGDHPKLECRRRDARDHAPLAKTCPNIVAIAADHATEPGGLPVFRLHEVEAMADFIIEHTGITRRSAL, encoded by the coding sequence ATGAAGCAGGCAGTTTTCGGAATTGTGGGCTGGAAAAACTCAGGCAAGACCACGCTGACTGCAGCCCTGGTCTCTGCCCTCACCCAACGCGGCTTCAGCATTGCAACCCTGAAACATGCCCATCACTCTTTCGACATAGACCATGAAGGAACAGACTCCTTTCGCCACCGCATGGCCGGCGCTCGCGAGGTCGCCATCGTTTCGGGAAAGCGCTGGGCGATCATGCATGAAAACGAACGCGAGGAGGACGAGCCCTCGCTCGCGGGGCTGCTTGCCCGCCTGTCACCATGCGATCTCGTACTAATCGAAGGCTTCAAGCGCGGAGATCATCCCAAGCTGGAATGCCGCCGCCGCGACGCCAGAGATCATGCTCCATTGGCGAAGACCTGCCCCAACATCGTTGCCATCGCTGCAGATCACGCAACCGAACCCGGCGGATTGCCGGTATTCCGCCTCCACGAGGTTGAAGCCATGGCGGATTTCATCATCGAACATACCGGAATCACCCGACGAAGCGCCTTGTGA
- a CDS encoding VOC family protein: MAVTRIVSNIATDRFDEAKRFYVETLGLDVLMDLGWIATFGTRQQMSVQLSFMQEGGSGTEVPDLSIEVDDLDETLHRVKSAGYPIEYGPADEPWGVRRFYTRDPFGKLVNILVHR, translated from the coding sequence ATGGCGGTCACCCGTATCGTAAGCAACATTGCCACTGACAGGTTCGATGAAGCGAAGCGCTTCTATGTGGAAACGCTTGGTCTGGATGTGCTGATGGACCTTGGCTGGATTGCAACATTCGGGACCAGACAACAGATGAGCGTCCAGTTGAGTTTCATGCAGGAAGGTGGCTCGGGAACGGAGGTTCCCGATCTGTCAATAGAGGTGGATGATCTCGACGAAACACTGCATCGCGTCAAATCTGCCGGTTATCCGATCGAGTACGGTCCGGCCGACGAGCCGTGGGGCGTTCGACGTTTTTACACGCGCGACCCTTTCGGCAAACTCGTCAACATTCTGGTGCACCGTTAG